From the Planctomycetia bacterium genome, the window GCCGTCGTGGGGAGAGGTGAACGAAGAAATCTGGAACGTCGTATTCATGTCTTCCCAAGCGGGGACGCGGTGCAAACAGGTTCGGGCAAACCGTTCTAAGTTCGTGGTTCTTCGTGGTCGCTAACGCAGATGCTATCCACTAACGCGGATCGGAATCTTGCTTGCAAACCAAGAACCAAGAACTACGAACAGCCCACCATGAACTCTTCCATGTTAAGCGTCGGCGGTGCGCGGCGTCCAGGCGGGAAAGCCGAGCCGCTTGTCTACTAGATTCACAAGCGGCCGATTCGCTAAGCGACGACGAAGATTTTCGCAGAAGAAATCGGTCATGTCGTCGATGCGCCACTTGCTCTGACCACCGACATGCGGGGTGATGATCACGTTCGGTAAGCTCCAGAGCGGGCTTTCTTGCGGCAACGGTTCGATTTCCGTGACGTCGGTGGCAAAGCCCGCGAGGCGACCTGCTTGCAGTGCCGCGACGAGATCTTTTTCGACGACGAGTTTTCCGCGTGCCACGTTGACGAGGACTGCATTCACCTTCATCGTCGAAATCGTGCGCGCGTCGAGCATTCCGCGCGTCTGCTCGGTGAGCGGAGCCGCGAGGATAAGGATGTCGGCCCGCGCGATCAATTCTTCGTTGCGCGCGGCCGGCCACAGCTCGTCGACCGTGTCGGGCTTGTCGGTCGGGAACCAATCGGTGGCGATGATCGTACCCTTGTAAGGTCGGAGAACTTCGGCGAGCCGGCGACCGTTGCCGCCGAAGCCGATGATGCCGATCGTCGCACGGTGCAGATCGCGCGTCGGGCGGCGAAT encodes:
- a CDS encoding D-2-hydroxyacid dehydrogenase, whose amino-acid sequence is MRIVLCYPVEPKHVAQIQAVVPEAEIVEASQQNIPEKILDADIYCGHSKERPIEWREVVRRGRLRWIQSSAAGLDHCLAPEVVAADEITVTSASGVLADQVAEQTMALLAGLLRNLPTFFRAQQNREFIRRPTRDLHRATIGIIGFGGNGRRLAEVLRPYKGTIIATDWFPTDKPDTVDELWPAARNEELIARADILILAAPLTEQTRGMLDARTISTMKVNAVLVNVARGKLVVEKDLVAALQAGRLAGFATDVTEIEPLPQESPLWSLPNVIITPHVGGQSKWRIDDMTDFFCENLRRRLANRPLVNLVDKRLGFPAWTPRTADA